Below is a genomic region from Rosa chinensis cultivar Old Blush chromosome 5, RchiOBHm-V2, whole genome shotgun sequence.
TTTTAATAACGAAAGTAGTTTGTGCAATATTCATTATTGAGATATTTTTGTCAGTTTGTGGTTATTGATTGATTGTATCCCTTAAGAagataatttatcaaaattattTCACGTGTTTAATAAACACAAATTAGTCAACAGGCTTTACCCTCTTGAATATTCCTAGTCTTTACATGTCTTCATACAGAATATGCGATATTGCGATGTCCTAATCAATATTGTGAGTCCTCACATTTGTGTATGTAGACCCACAACTTCACATGACATATAGTGcacaaaattatatataaatcGATCATTCTCCAATATGACCTAATAGTATCAAACACTAGTCCCAGACAGAATGACGGCCATGATCTCTCTGTAGATTCAATTAAGGAATCATGTAAGGTAACATAGGGTTTAAGATTAGTGTTTATGAGCAACTGTTCAGAGAGTAGAGAAGTAACTATACAACCTACCCATCACAGCAAAAACAGATGGAGCTAGCTCAAACTATAAACTGCTGGCTAGCTCATCTTTGATATTTTTTACTACTACTCAAATCAAAACCATCAAATGATGGTCCAGGCTTCTGGTCTCGATCCTCCGCCTCCTGTACTTGTTTTCCCTGTACAACATTTCCAGCATTGTCCATTATTTCTACTGCTACATATTCAGCGTCGAAATCCACGGTGGAGAAAGAAGCCGAAGCATCAATGTGATTGAAAGAAAGTGTAGTGTCTAGTGAGAGTGAGGTTTGAAGAGAAGCATCCAACGACATTCGTGCCGAGCTCTTAAGAGCAAGGTTCTTCCTGGCTCTTCCTCTCCATTTTTTCAGTCCGGTAACCACCGTCTCGGTGAAGACAGCTTTTCTCATCGACGTACCCATCTGTTCAAAGATTTGAGTTAGTATCAACAAACACTTGATTCTTGAAGCTGATGTAGGTAATTAATTAGCAAAGGAGTGCTATGTATCATACCTGAGTGACCAATGCGTAAAGAGGTAGAGTTACATAGCCACACAGGATTTGTACCATGATGCCCATGGCCAGCCGTATTACTATATCCTCAGTTTCTCGGTGGAAGCATGATTTCAAACCAAATTTGTACTGTATTTTGAAACGAATATATGTTAGTACAGCCCAAAGGGAGATTCCCTTtatcaaataaagaaattcaaactaGTACATATTCGAGTGAAGATTGATGACACTCATTAAGGATAATTTTCAGATATTTCACTCAGCACACTCTCGCTCAAGTTCAAGAAATTTTACCAACACACCTTATTTTGAGCACCGAGAGGATACATCATAGCATTTCCTTCTCGGTGGCTTCATTAGGAATTAATCCGTATCACTAGTGAGGCTCCCATCAAATCATATTTCTTGGTTATCCGGACATTATACACAAAGGGTGTTGGTGAAATTTCTTGAGGGTGTCATAGAACTTCACTCCATATATAGCAAGTTGAAACAGtaaataattaatcaaaatATGCTCACCCAAGTCCAAGTGAAGAATGCCAATTGAAATGAATTCTGCAAAAGTTTAAAAAATAGTTTACATGAATAGTCAGGCCaacataatttttattttgaaattgaaataagCTAGGTATATTAGAAGATTCAATACCTGATACAGTATGAAGTGCAAAATATGGAGAAGCAATTTGGGCCAGCCAAACCAGAAAAAGTGGTCACTGGGCTTCACAAGCAAAGTCCCTCTTACAACATGAGATTTATCATGGCTATCTACACACATCTTAGTTATGATGCCTTGTAGCTTTGTTCCCACAAGCAATAGCATCTGCACAAAAATAGCAAAGCATATGAATATTACTCGATCACTTCTACTGCCACATAAAGTGATAAGTTTTGTGCAAATAACATTTCTCGTATTGTAATAACTTAAAGCCTAAAGCATGCAAAGATCAAATATATTCGAGTTGCTTACCACTAAAGGAATGAACGGTACCCATAGATAATTATAAAATCCTGCAGAGACACAATGAATTATTGTGTTAGCTATCCAAGTCAGACTTACATTTATTAACTACAACTGGATCTGATTGATTAAATAAGTGGATTCAGGGCATGTTACCATGTGCATTCAAGAATATGACGAAGACTGAGTACATCCAAATCCACCAGCTGCAAGAATGAATAAGATATGTTAATGTCCCAAATCCCAATTCTCAGGAGGATTTGAAAATAGATGTAGATATATTAATGATAATCATGAATTGTCTTCTTAGTTATGCTACCTTGTAGTCATAACTACTCCATAATCTTTCTCCAAAGCCCTTCTGATATATTTGTGGAAGTCAAAATTGCTTCCTTCTGCAAAATGAGCCTAGAGGAGCAGCAACATAAAAGCATTATTTAAGAGCTTGTTTAATTAGATTAAGAATTACATGTATCATGATGAGTTTGGATTATTTATACCGTTATGAATCCGTGTCGAAGAGTGAAATAATCCACTTTGGAAACAGAACTGAAGAATTGCCTTGCAAAACAGGCCTGCAACATTCATATGTAGATGGAAAACACAACATTAAGTTTTTCTTCAACTTGTTTTAGAGGAAAAAAATTTGGCAACTAAGGTTAACTTTGATTGAGCTTAATTACCGGCCAACGGAGTACTCTGTGGTCACTCCAACATTTCAAATGTCTCTTCCCAAATGAGGTTTGGTGTGCCAGCTGAAATCTCCTTGGATCTGCGCATTATTTGCAGTAATCATGCTTAATTAGTCACACGAAAACACAAAAAATGAAaggtttaataaaaaaaaatttaatcaaactgGTCCCGGCGAGGCTCGAACTCGCGACCTCCGGCTCATAAGACCAGCGCTCTAACCAACTGAGCTACGGGACCAGTTACGCTAATTTTTATCAGGTTAGGTTAAACCGTTAAtctaaattaattagtaataatcttgttgttaattaatttaccataaaaaaaaaaatttaatttaccATAAGAAAATTGATACTCCATGGTTCTGGTTTCTGCCTCCCAAGACTGCCAGCTCTTCATCTACAAAACAGAAGGAATATAAAACACTCACAACATAAGCCAATCTGTTCAAACTTGGGTCCAACCTTTCCCATTCAAGCAAGAAAGAacggaaaaagaaaacaaaattttttaGAGTTGAAATTGTGGAAATTAAGGTCCTCTACAATTTCCCTTCCTTTTATATAATTTCCAATAAACTGGAAAATTAAACATCTGTGAACCACTCGTTGTCTTCACACCGACACCAAAACTTTCGAAACATTAGTGGTTAAGAGGATCTATCTCTAGACTCGAAACTGTGGGTTTGAAAAACTATTGACGCTTACCTTGGCAAAACCAAGAGTGGAAGTGAGAACGCAAGACAAGACGTGGAACAGTGCGAgcacaaaaataaagtattgAAGCTCATTGGCCCCGGACCTCGACATCAATGAAACCTTTCCCTGCTCTGCACATTTCGTTTCCTCCACAATATCTTCACTCAAGGTGTAGCTCTGGCAAGGTAGAAAAGACTCTCCGGCAGATTTCGGGATGCAGATGTTGGCAATCGGCTTTTGCCCCACGGTTAGCAGCAAAGAAATGAACCCCAGCAACATCAACTCTGCAGATAATGAAGATCACACGTTCACGATTGAGTTTCAGATCACGTAAAACAGCAAGCATGTGATCGGGACCAGTTCTAGCTAATGCGTAATAGTTAATTACCTGATTTGATCTTATCAAGAGCGAGAATGAGAGACTTCCTCCTTATTTTGTTGAAATACTGCAAAGAGATTATAAAGAAGATAGAGGATGATTAATGCACTAATAGAAAAGAGGTTATCAGTCTCATACAGATACTTTGCAATAGAATAGATTGTTGTATAATGTACGCATAGTATAAGAAAAAAGGAAGGGCAGTTACATGGGCTAAAAGATGAAGCAAATGCTCGATGAGAATGGAGATGAAAATCAAAACGAAGCAGACGGTGGCGACAGCCCATGTTGGTGTTGATTCAAGTGTGGTGCTTTCACTACTGACTTCCTCTCCGGCCATCTTTCCTTTCTCTAAACTCGGTTTGGTATAACTTATAAGCTAGCTATTGCAAAGGTGCTTTGGCTTATgagctagtatatatatatttgagggTCATACACACAACTATAGCTAGGAGCTTCTTCTATGTAGGTTCGCCATGTCTGACTCTCCTCCTGGCTCTGTGTGGAATCTGTGACGTCTACGCAAGTATGAAGACAAACTCAGCAGTCTAAATGCAGTAGAAAACTAGAAACTCTATGTATACAACTCTATACGACGTAGAAATAGATTAAGATGTTTAATAGGGTCGGTGCAGCACACCTTTCATTCTCTTTGTACAATAATGCTGCTCTACGCACTAAAGGGTTGAAGAAAACGACAGTCAATGCGAAAGTTCTgcagaaaaaaatataaaaaaattattctgTTAAAAAATGTAGGATATTTTAAGGGTTCACAAACATTGTTTAGTCATATATGCTCCCGAACCTGCTCAATGCGCGTGACAATGACAAGCAGCTATGGCTGGATCCATATATACACATGTCTataccatttttttttacttaattCTTGGTTTTACACAAATGAATAACGTGTATTCAGTGCAATGAGGTGTATTATTTTTACTCAACGGTTGACTTCTATATTTTTCTTGTGAATTTTGCgaaaccttttctttttttaaatatgttaCAACATTTGAGTACAGCGATATATTTTAAAAAACAATTCAAATCCAATCCAAGAAGAAACGCTTCCCAGAGTCTATGCATAATTAGTTTCTTGCttttacacatttttttttttaatcagacttCTTTAATCTTGATGATTTGAAATCTGGTTTATAATAAGAAGACGCGGTTGTCATTTCAATACCAAAAGAAGATCTTCAACGACCGAACACGGAGGATTGACTATCAGCAGTTTCACAGTGCACAACTTGCTACAGTAAACACGTCGACTGTGTTTTATGTAATTTGAATGAACAACAAAATCATGGACCATGAAGAAGACGGTGAAATTGGCAAGTCATTAGCAGCAGCAAAATGTTTCCCTTATTATGAGGTCCCTTTCACTGTGAATAGAGGTCTATCACCTAAATTATTGAATGGACTTTGGAGCTTATTTCTTGGATTCATTTTTCTATCTACTTAAATCatgaaatttccagaaattcaaCAAAATTATAAGACTCTCAATAGTGTAATTTGAAATTCTAGCTTCAAAAAATAACTGTCCCTCGGAATCAAACATCATGCATAGTCCTGCAAATCCATTTAAGCCAATGGTATTTTGTCAAAGTATGGTTTATAAAATGGACCACATGAAAGCCATACTAATAAATGGGAATGATAATGAAGTCAGCTATCCTAGTCCAGAGAACtagaaagaaatctcaatatatTACCAAAAAATTATGGGTTTAGCTGATATGTTAGGTAAGAGAATCATAATGGTGAGCTGAACTATCCAATACAAACTGATCACCCAGAACAATAATTCTCAGTTTTCAATTGGTGTATTCTCTAACAATAGCTACATTACAATACATATACGTAGATAATAGATATAGTTGCTAATAACAAAAAGAATGTAGCAGAACATCATGTAGGGTCGATAAGTAATAATGGTATTGAACAATTGCAAATGAGTAGAATTTGTTCAGTTTCGGATAGGCCCTCTTTCAAGAGCCAATCATAGATTCTACAAACCGTTTTTTAGAgcataattaataataaatccgaccaaaaagaaaaagcataattaataataatacaatCAAGTCACTTGAAGCGCTTAGTTacaattgttttttgttttttttacctcaaagtAGTTCAGTTACATAAAACACGACACACGCAGAACCTGAGAAAAACCTCTGGCGCCAAGAGTCTTCACTCTCGTACTTCTTACATAATATTGTGGTAGCAATTCCTGCAGAACAATGTCAACAGCAGAAAATAAGAAGACAAACCAAAGAGCTAAAGTGATGCAGGCTCTGTATCATAAAAGGTATGCATAGGACGATCTCATTCTTAATATTCAAGCAAAGAGATGGAACCAACAGCAAGAATCTTTTGGTATTAACTAGGGTCACTTGTATGGTAACTAGCATGTGTCTTATAGGAAAGCAAAAGTAGGTACATGAAATCATATGCATAAGGTTTTAAAGTTTTGGCTCAATACAAGCTGGTAAACCAGAAATGTGATCTGATGCTCAGACGcgaacaaaacagaaaatagaAGATTGTCAGTTCTTACTTCCGTGGAACATCCCAACAAGCCCTGCGTCGTTGTCACTATCCTTGTAAACAACTTTCCATCCTCTCTCCACGCCAGTCAAAAGCCCATTCCTGAACGTAAAAATTCTCAACTGGTAAACCAGACACTACCCATATCATAGATAAGATGCACACTAcaatgtaatattaacaagcgAATCTCAGGGAGCAAAGTGGTTGCTTACTTTGGTACAGGGAATTCCAACTGCTGCAGACATCAAAGGAGGCTTTGAATGAAACCGTGGTTCAACATTGGGGAACAAAGAAGCTCCAggatctaatgtagatgcaactGAGGTGGAGTTGTCCACTTTATTTGGAGCATGTGTTTCCTCAGACAGTGAGAAACCAAAGAGTCTGCAGCTACTTTTGCATGATGACACCATGTCTTGACTGCCTCTCAATGAAGACTGACTTGAATGAGGAGGATGTGAAATAGCATGTTGAAAAGAATTCATGCCTCCATGACCTTCCCTGCTGAAGCTCCGTTCACAGAATGAGGATGACGTTGGCTTTCCCCCATCTGATTCAGAATAAGGATTGCGTTGCATAATTCTCTGTTCCTCTTGGTTATGAACATTGTATACGGAATTGAACTCAGCTCCTGCATTCATTGCTTGCTGGAACATCAACACAGATGATGGTGATGACACTTGTACAGGAGCAGCTCGGTGCATAGGTGTATTATTGCCCTGCATCATCGTAGACCATCCATTTCTAAAGCTTGGCACCTGAAAACCATCAAAGATTCCAGGGGAACCATATTCACGAGCCTCACTAGTAGCTGGAGCTCTTCCATATGGTGTGCTTGGAAATATTTCTTGACCTTGCAAGACCTTCTGGAATCGGAAAGATTCACCAAAGCCTTTTGAGGCAATCTCAGAATTCACAAGTGAGTTTCTGAGATCATTACCTCTAGAACCAATAGAGCCATGAAAGACTCTCCTCGATTCAGAGGGATGCTGATTTTGACCCCCTATAGAACCAAAAGGAGTATCAAAACCCGAAATTTCTTGACCTTGCAAGACCTTCTGGAATCTTAAAGATTCCCCAAAGTCTGAGGCTCCAATCCCATCTGTAGGAAAAATTATTGACAAAAAGAAATCAGTAACTCTGCAAGATGAGTGTTATGATGACACATCCAAATCTGAATGCAATACATACGAGGAACTGGAAATTCTTGTTTTTCTGCAGATAAGCCCATCCTGGACCTCTTCAAACCAGATGCCATTAAACCACTGGAATTAGAAATAGAACCAGATGGCTCAATTTCCCATGGGGAAACCCGGCCATGCTGCTTGCTAGTATCTATATCATCCCACCTTACCTGCAAGATCAAAAAAGATGTTTAAAACCAGCGTGTATATGGCTAAACGAAAAAGGCATGAACTACAAGTATGGTTTGGTGTATGCtacaaaaagagaaacatatattCTATGATATTAAGTCCATAAACATTCTAGGCAAGGAGGCAGCGTAAATAATaataccaaagtgatatatttagcATTCGCCTTTGGGTCTTATACAAGCAAAGGTACATAGACAAAACTAACAAAGTGAGGAATTCTGCATATGCCCCACCACATATAGGTTTAAAGAATAGGTAGAGTTGGAAGACAATCTTGATATAGAGAACTGTTATGCATGCTCATATTAAATCTTATGATATACAAGTCCCCGAATACATTTTTGGTGATTAGGAGGAATTGATGTTCTATTATTCATCCCAGAAGAACAATGAAAACAGATATATAGACAGGGCTACGTACAACTAGACATTTCCATTTGGAACCAGGCCATCTCAGGGGATCCAACTCACTGATCCCAGTTACCAGTCCAGTGtatctgccaaaaaaaaaaaaaaaatctaatcaaaattttgaaaatgaatACAATAAATTACTTTGAATTCAAATATGGCAAACCTTCGCTCTGCTGCATCTTCTGTTTCAAAGCGCATTTTAAACCTCATTCCAGCACAGAAGGAATGACCAAGGCTCCTCAAAAATTTATGGAAAGGTATTATGAATTCTGATGAGCTGGCTCTACAAGATCAACATGAAAACTTAAAGCCAATAATAATTGGAAGACTATGGAGTCCAAAAAGGCAAGAAATAAAAAGCatggagaagaagatgaaaaagtCAGGCAGCACACTACCTTGGATTGTAGTACACGTTAAAAGCAGTCTTCATAGTTATTGCATCCACCACCTCTGCGACAGAGTTATAGTTTAAATGCTGGCTACAAGGAGTTGGATAAGTAGCAGAAGCTTTTACTTGGGCTGCCCTTCTAACTCCAAGTCTCAGCTCTCCATCCTCACCCCTATTATAGATATTGTATGAGAAGTGTGAACAAGGACATCCCAAGTTTCTTCAACTAAAAAATTTATGTACCTCAGAAACAACACAGCATCTCCAGAAACgagcttcttcttgttcacaaaGGCACTCCATCCAGTGGTGAGCAAATGCCTGCGCGGCTGCCCTGctcaaaccaaaagaaaaaagaatagaaataaAAACCAGAGTCCATTTCACAGAATTATCAATAGAACTCCAATAAGATCATTATTGTTCCCGTATGAGGTAAATCCCTATCAAATGAAGCACACAAACATATTTTCATATGCGCATACCCCTATAAATATGTCTGAACCTCCACTCCAGGCCATGCAGATCCTTTGCCACCAGCTCCTGTGAAGGCCTTTGTTGACTATAATCCTACAATCATAATCCATATTACTTGGCTACACTCAAAT
It encodes:
- the LOC112168300 gene encoding MLO-like protein 12; amino-acid sequence: MAGEEVSSESTTLESTPTWAVATVCFVLIFISILIEHLLHLLAHYFNKIRRKSLILALDKIKSELMLLGFISLLLTVGQKPIANICIPKSAGESFLPCQSYTLSEDIVEETKCAEQGKVSLMSRSGANELQYFIFVLALFHVLSCVLTSTLGFAKMKSWQSWEAETRTMEYQFSYDPRRFQLAHQTSFGKRHLKCWSDHRVLRWPACFARQFFSSVSKVDYFTLRHGFITAHFAEGSNFDFHKYIRRALEKDYGVVMTTSWWIWMYSVFVIFLNAHGFYNYLWVPFIPLVMLLLVGTKLQGIITKMCVDSHDKSHVVRGTLLVKPSDHFFWFGWPKLLLHILHFILYQNSFQLAFFTWTWYKFGLKSCFHRETEDIVIRLAMGIMVQILCGYVTLPLYALVTQMGTSMRKAVFTETVVTGLKKWRGRARKNLALKSSARMSLDASLQTSLSLDTTLSFNHIDASASFSTVDFDAEYVAVEIMDNAGNVVQGKQVQEAEDRDQKPGPSFDGFDLSSSKKYQR
- the LOC112165764 gene encoding auxin response factor 3 yields the protein MAGLIDLNSTTEEEEETPSSGSSSNSSGSNALISGSVCLELWHACAGPLISLPKKGSVVVYLPQGHLEQVNDFPASVFDLPAHLFCRVVDVKLHAETGSDEVYAQVQLVPESEEFEHKLGEGETDADGDEDAEALEKSTTPHMFCKTLTASDTSTHGGFSVPRRAAEDCFPPLDYSQQRPSQELVAKDLHGLEWRFRHIYRGQPRRHLLTTGWSAFVNKKKLVSGDAVLFLRGEDGELRLGVRRAAQVKASATYPTPCSQHLNYNSVAEVVDAITMKTAFNVYYNPRASSSEFIIPFHKFLRSLGHSFCAGMRFKMRFETEDAAERRYTGLVTGISELDPLRWPGSKWKCLVVRWDDIDTSKQHGRVSPWEIEPSGSISNSSGLMASGLKRSRMGLSAEKQEFPVPHGIGASDFGESLRFQKVLQGQEISGFDTPFGSIGGQNQHPSESRRVFHGSIGSRGNDLRNSLVNSEIASKGFGESFRFQKVLQGQEIFPSTPYGRAPATSEAREYGSPGIFDGFQVPSFRNGWSTMMQGNNTPMHRAAPVQVSSPSSVLMFQQAMNAGAEFNSVYNVHNQEEQRIMQRNPYSESDGGKPTSSSFCERSFSREGHGGMNSFQHAISHPPHSSQSSLRGSQDMVSSCKSSCRLFGFSLSEETHAPNKVDNSTSVASTLDPGASLFPNVEPRFHSKPPLMSAAVGIPCTKEWAFDWRGERMESCLQG